Genomic window (Theileria annulata chromosome 4, complete sequence, *** SEQUENCING IN PROGRESS ***):
TCACTTACCATTTCGATATTTTTTGTACTCGTCGTAGGAAATTTTACCATCTCCATCAGAATCATGCGCCTACggaatttatttatataaacttGATTGGTTTATAGCCTAACCTTAAGAACATCGTCTActtctaattttaaaagcTCAGGGCTCCTGGATGGGTTAATAAGGTCACCAAGTTCGGGGAGGTCAAGATGCCCGTCCTTGTTCTTATCTGCCACTTTGAATCTCTGTATTAAAGGTTCTTTGTTATTTAAAGCGTCTTCTTCTCCCACCTCGATTGAAAAGGCTGCTAATAACTCTTCTAAACTCACTTTTCCGTCCTTGTCTTTATCTATTGTTTCCATTTCATTGGCCAACTGCCTGTCCGATATGACTTTGCTCAACGTTGTACTGAATGTGTCCAGTTCAGATTTACTTAATACTCCATCAGAGTTCAAATCAATCTTATCAAACAACTGTAGCATATGATGTGTATAATCCACTTTGTTTTTGTCGTTTTCTTCCGAAAGGTCGGACTTAAAAAAACTTTCAGGGGTGGCGGAGCACCAACATTTAAAAGTACCATATATAgaaataactaaaattaatttgaactccatttaaataaaattatatataagtGTATGGGTTTTTGTGTTACACCACCCACATATCAAGTAGATATGAATCCACACCAAATTTCATATATAAGcttacaaaaaattaaaaaatagttaaaaGATCTGGATTCTAAAGGTAATTTGCCAGATATCCTAGAAAGCTGGAATATATTTAGATgatgtgtaaaattttatatacaaaatattatatattatgtttaatatttattttggATCAAGTAACCTTTTCCAATAAGGCACCTTTTAAGCTTTGTCCAAACCTTGAACAAAAATCCCCTCCTTGAACAAATTATGGTCAGAATAAGTGTCTGGTACCATTATATCTATCGGATATCCTCCAAAACATGAAATACCTAATAATTgaaacaatattattacataatTCAATGTTAATACTCCTATATATATATCTTTTGAGCCCATaatgtataatttaaaactcGTACTTGACTTAATTAATCGAATATCCTGAATCTTATTTACATAATCTATTCTCATAATTGCTCCAAAGCTTtctatttcattttaaGGATTTAAATATCTTTGAAGCTTCCCTTTGAAAATTTGAATACTTACTTTCAAAATCTATCCCTACTGTTC
Coding sequences:
- a CDS encoding uncharacterized protein (Tap579b07.q1c.cand.102 - score = 51.72;~SMART 5 EFh (SM00054) domains at aa 45-73, E()=7.93e-01; 81-109, E()=6.16e-02; 121-149, E()=5.53e+00; 158-186, E()=3.25e-01 and 192-220, E()=2.04e+00;~concerned of calling too much for a function;~Signal peptide predicted for TA10510 by SignalP 2.0 HMM (Signal peptide probability 0.706, signal anchor probability 0.000) with cleavage site probability 0.449 between residues 21 and 22), which codes for MEFKLILVISIYGTFKCWCSATPESFFKSDLSEENDKNKVDYTHHMLQLFDKIDLNSDGVLSKSELDTFSTTLSKVISDRQLANEMETIDKDKDGKVSLEELLAAFSIEVGEEDALNNKEPLIQRFKVADKNKDGHLDLPELGDLINPSRSPELLKLEVDDVLKAHDSDGDGKISYDEYKKYRNEDGEDETQSSNDFKQFDKDGDGYLTRSELEDVYKEEEEFDSFTMYDDVTSIVGSTSNLFLFLFSLDLTRELWEKHSDELSRSSVTDFQEVLEHPADYGLTFEVPSETPGTVHVEL